In Pseudomonas sp. R76, one genomic interval encodes:
- a CDS encoding GGDEF domain-containing protein: MSDDAQRWKEKYLKSIEQQDKLERRWAARLDLLRRGLVRSTLAAEGTDRAVDQCMKEMRDVVRTDDMDAALAALLPRLEKAVLDSEQRRETRVDQISTALTALVAQLQKLPLPREVARPLKTFAKQLDGRVGQAREIPLLLSELSSLQGQALNNLEPEGETPRAGPGLLQRLFGTKEVSNEAPVVDAAPLAAPEPAAPKPAAPKLAPEPKEPVQSEELTQALRAFAPLAQAPAPAPAEPAEPVKVAELAGETFVFEAPAPVEATALSIEVPAPEVQEPLVDEAAPESALAAFIEAPQAQVDTPDETTIGSLSLPPVLESPEPDPDALQADGTYALPDSPEPSYSSVAKHIEDTLLGLLEDLSLPERHRPQAEAMRERLAHGLNWYELLPILDDLAVLMLAITDSGQHEFEAYLKQLNERLEALQGHLQVASDGHADSRSAARELDTQIREQVDGLQSSVQDAADLDSLKHVLESHLEGLLGTMDQHQQQRDQREQEVAARLKGLAERVANMEQEAQGYREHLEVQRQKALIDPLTGLPNRAAWSERLDHEVNAWHQRGNSLSLAMLDLDHFKRINDGYGHLAGDKVLKIIANVLRKRLRPSDFIARFGGEEFVLLMPDSALADALDVGEVLRAAIEACPFHFKGEPVTITVSMGVAQLQPGERSDLALKRADEALYRAKAAGRNQVQAA; this comes from the coding sequence ATGAGCGACGACGCCCAGCGTTGGAAAGAGAAATACCTCAAAAGCATCGAGCAGCAAGACAAGCTCGAACGCCGCTGGGCTGCCCGCCTCGATCTGCTGCGTCGTGGGCTGGTGCGCAGCACCCTGGCGGCTGAAGGGACCGACCGTGCGGTGGACCAATGCATGAAGGAGATGCGCGACGTCGTGCGCACCGACGACATGGACGCCGCCCTCGCCGCCTTGCTGCCGCGCCTGGAAAAAGCCGTACTGGATTCTGAGCAACGCCGCGAAACCCGGGTCGACCAGATCAGCACCGCGCTCACCGCCCTGGTCGCCCAATTGCAAAAGCTACCGCTGCCGCGCGAGGTGGCCCGCCCGCTGAAAACCTTCGCCAAGCAGCTGGATGGCCGAGTCGGGCAGGCGCGGGAGATCCCGCTGTTGCTCAGTGAATTGAGCAGTCTGCAGGGGCAGGCACTGAATAACCTGGAGCCGGAGGGTGAAACCCCGCGCGCTGGGCCGGGCCTGCTGCAACGCCTGTTCGGTACCAAAGAGGTTTCGAATGAGGCGCCGGTGGTCGACGCCGCGCCACTGGCTGCCCCTGAGCCCGCTGCGCCAAAGCCCGCTGCCCCCAAACTCGCCCCTGAGCCGAAGGAGCCGGTGCAATCGGAAGAGCTTACCCAAGCCTTGCGAGCTTTCGCGCCGCTGGCGCAAGCACCGGCCCCCGCGCCTGCTGAGCCGGCTGAACCCGTCAAAGTGGCAGAGTTGGCCGGCGAAACATTTGTGTTCGAGGCGCCCGCGCCGGTCGAGGCAACCGCCTTGTCTATCGAGGTGCCTGCGCCCGAAGTGCAGGAGCCGCTGGTCGACGAAGCCGCACCCGAAAGCGCCCTCGCCGCGTTTATTGAGGCACCGCAGGCTCAGGTCGATACGCCGGATGAAACGACCATTGGCAGTTTGTCCCTTCCGCCCGTGCTGGAAAGCCCCGAGCCCGACCCGGATGCGCTGCAAGCGGACGGCACCTACGCCCTGCCCGACTCGCCCGAGCCGTCCTATAGCTCGGTCGCCAAGCATATCGAAGACACCTTGCTCGGCCTGCTGGAGGACTTGTCGCTGCCCGAGCGCCACCGGCCCCAGGCCGAAGCCATGCGCGAGCGACTGGCCCACGGCTTGAACTGGTACGAACTGCTGCCGATCCTCGATGACCTGGCCGTGCTCATGCTGGCGATCACCGACAGCGGCCAGCATGAGTTCGAGGCGTATCTCAAGCAGCTCAATGAGCGCCTCGAAGCGTTACAGGGTCATCTGCAAGTGGCCAGTGACGGCCACGCCGACAGCCGCTCGGCGGCGCGGGAGCTGGACACGCAGATTCGTGAACAAGTCGATGGCCTGCAAAGCAGTGTGCAGGACGCGGCCGACCTGGACAGCCTCAAGCATGTGCTCGAAAGCCACCTTGAAGGCTTGCTCGGCACCATGGACCAGCACCAGCAGCAACGTGACCAGCGCGAGCAGGAAGTGGCCGCGCGCCTTAAAGGCCTGGCTGAGCGTGTGGCGAACATGGAGCAGGAAGCCCAAGGCTATCGCGAGCACTTGGAGGTACAACGCCAGAAGGCGTTGATCGATCCGCTCACCGGTCTGCCCAATCGTGCGGCCTGGAGTGAACGCCTGGACCATGAAGTGAATGCCTGGCACCAGCGCGGTAACAGTCTTTCGCTGGCTATGCTGGACCTGGATCACTTCAAGCGTATCAACGACGGCTACGGCCACTTGGCAGGCGACAAGGTGCTGAAGATCATCGCCAATGTGCTGCGTAAGCGCCTGCGCCCCAGCGACTTTATTGCGCGGTTCGGCGGTGAGGAGTTTGTGTTGCTGATGCCCGACTCAGCCTTGGCGGATGCCCTGGACGTGGGTGAAGTGCTGCGTGCTGCGATCGAGGCGTGCCCGTTCCACTTCAAGGGCGAGCCGGTGACGATCACGGTGTCGATGGGCGTGGCGCAGTTGCAGCCGGGTGAGCGCAGTGACTTGGCGCTCAAGCGTGCCGACGAAGCGCTTTATCGGGCCAAGGCGGCGGGGCGTAACCAGGTGCAGGCGGCCTAA
- a CDS encoding N-acetylmuramoyl-L-alanine amidase translates to MKSIYFAFVFLLLAGCASGPRLDTSHPSVNHDNRVQFVVVHYTSTNLERSLALLTHGQVSSHYLIGDDASGTIYKLVDESQRAWHAGESEWMGRTWLNSSSIGIEIVNPGYRDTPTGRVWYPYSEAQVQSLVVLLKDISKRNGIDPKNIIGHSDIAPLRKLDPGPLFPWKRLAAEGLGIWPDAQAVARFQMQYAADLPSVTWFQEELARLGYQTPQTGELDVATRHVIAAFQMHFRPSLFDGTPDAESAAILRALNRS, encoded by the coding sequence ATGAAATCCATTTACTTCGCCTTCGTCTTTCTCCTGCTTGCCGGCTGCGCCAGCGGCCCACGGCTGGACACCAGCCATCCTTCGGTCAACCACGACAACCGCGTGCAGTTCGTCGTTGTCCATTACACCTCAACCAACCTTGAACGCTCCCTGGCGCTGCTGACGCACGGCCAGGTCAGCAGCCATTACCTGATCGGCGACGACGCCTCCGGCACCATCTACAAGCTGGTGGATGAGAGCCAGCGCGCCTGGCACGCCGGCGAAAGCGAGTGGATGGGCCGCACCTGGCTCAACTCCAGCTCCATTGGCATCGAGATCGTCAACCCGGGTTATCGCGACACGCCAACAGGCCGCGTCTGGTATCCGTATTCCGAGGCGCAGGTGCAGTCGCTGGTGGTGTTGCTCAAGGACATCAGCAAGCGCAATGGCATTGACCCCAAGAACATCATCGGCCATAGCGATATTGCGCCGTTGCGCAAGCTCGACCCGGGCCCGTTGTTCCCGTGGAAGCGCCTGGCCGCCGAGGGCTTGGGGATCTGGCCGGATGCTCAGGCCGTGGCGCGGTTCCAGATGCAGTACGCGGCGGACCTGCCGAGCGTTACCTGGTTCCAGGAAGAATTGGCGCGCCTGGGCTACCAGACACCCCAGACTGGTGAGCTGGATGTCGCCACGCGGCATGTGATCGCGGCGTTCCAGATGCACTTCCGGCCGTCGCTGTTTGATGGCACGCCGGATGCTGAAAGTGCCGCCATCCTGCGCGCGTTGAACCGTAGCTAA
- a CDS encoding ATP-binding protein, protein MKLAMKLRTRLFLSISALITVALLGLVLGLVSVMQMAKSQESLIRSNFITLDLGLKLRQTLGDQLILMLEEQPDPVALQTSKQQYFALLDQGIAHEQQDGKISGFSQARLDYLSFLQAFDEAQQSSLANNKNQKLTDTFNALRNGLIAEQKHALENINASEHKSRNRALLIAGLLGLVGLAVLIIGFVTAHGIARRFGGPIEALAKAADKIGQGDFEVTLPISSAAEMNQLTRRFGIMAEALRQHQATNVDELLAGQQRLQAVLDSIDDGLLMIDRQGRLEHLNPVAQRQLGWDEARLGQGLGEALGRPEMDEQLQLVLRGGNLERAPEDLEVEVEGELRLLTYSLTPVSHTQGHILGAVMVLHDVTEQRAFERVRSEFVLRASHELRTPVTGMHMAFGLFRERAKFPADSREADLLDTVNEEMQRLMQLINDLLNFSRYQNGLQKLTLGPCDVTDLLEHARARFAEPANAQNIELLVEAQADLPRLYADQAQLERVLDNLLGNALRHTADGGQIRLQARRHGERVIISVEDNGEGIAYGQQGRIFEPFVQVGRKKGGAGLGLALCKEIVQLHGGRMGVYSRPGQGTQFYMALPL, encoded by the coding sequence ATGAAGCTAGCGATGAAACTGCGCACTCGTCTGTTCCTGAGTATCTCAGCGCTGATCACCGTCGCCCTGCTGGGACTGGTCCTGGGACTGGTCAGTGTTATGCAAATGGCCAAGAGCCAGGAGTCGCTGATCCGCAGCAACTTCATCACCCTGGACCTGGGTCTCAAGCTGCGCCAGACCCTGGGGGACCAGTTGATCCTGATGCTCGAGGAACAACCGGACCCCGTGGCGCTGCAGACCTCAAAACAGCAGTACTTCGCGCTGCTGGATCAAGGTATCGCCCACGAACAACAAGACGGCAAAATCAGTGGGTTCAGCCAGGCACGCCTCGATTATCTAAGTTTCCTCCAGGCGTTTGACGAGGCCCAACAAAGCTCCTTGGCGAACAATAAAAACCAGAAACTCACCGACACCTTCAACGCATTGCGCAACGGTTTGATCGCAGAGCAAAAGCACGCCCTGGAAAACATCAACGCCAGCGAACACAAGTCCCGCAACCGGGCGCTATTGATTGCCGGTCTTCTGGGGCTGGTCGGGCTCGCGGTTTTGATCATCGGCTTCGTCACCGCTCACGGCATTGCCCGCCGTTTCGGTGGGCCGATCGAAGCCTTGGCCAAAGCCGCCGACAAGATCGGGCAGGGCGATTTCGAGGTGACGCTGCCGATTTCGTCGGCAGCGGAAATGAACCAGCTGACCCGACGCTTCGGCATCATGGCCGAGGCCTTGCGCCAACATCAGGCAACCAATGTCGATGAATTACTGGCCGGTCAGCAGCGCTTGCAAGCGGTGCTCGACAGCATCGACGATGGCTTGTTGATGATCGACCGCCAAGGGCGCCTGGAACACCTTAACCCTGTGGCGCAGCGTCAGCTCGGCTGGGACGAGGCTCGTTTGGGCCAGGGCCTGGGCGAGGCATTGGGCCGCCCCGAAATGGATGAACAGCTGCAACTGGTGCTGCGCGGCGGCAACCTGGAACGGGCACCGGAAGACCTGGAAGTGGAAGTCGAGGGCGAACTGCGCCTGCTGACTTATAGCCTGACACCGGTCAGCCATACACAGGGGCACATTCTCGGCGCCGTGATGGTGCTGCATGACGTCACTGAGCAGCGCGCCTTTGAGCGAGTACGCAGTGAATTCGTATTGCGCGCCTCTCACGAACTGCGCACGCCGGTGACCGGCATGCACATGGCCTTCGGCCTGTTTCGCGAGCGAGCGAAGTTTCCCGCCGACTCCCGCGAAGCGGACCTGCTGGACACCGTTAACGAAGAAATGCAGCGCTTGATGCAGCTGATCAACGACTTGCTCAACTTTTCGCGCTACCAGAATGGGCTGCAAAAACTCACGTTGGGGCCGTGCGACGTCACCGATTTGCTGGAACACGCACGCGCACGCTTCGCAGAGCCGGCAAATGCGCAAAATATCGAATTACTGGTGGAAGCCCAGGCTGACTTGCCCAGGTTGTACGCCGACCAAGCGCAGCTGGAGCGCGTGCTCGACAACCTGTTAGGCAACGCGTTACGCCATACCGCTGATGGCGGGCAGATTCGCCTGCAGGCGCGCCGCCATGGAGAGCGGGTGATTATCAGCGTCGAGGATAACGGCGAAGGCATCGCCTATGGCCAGCAGGGTCGGATCTTCGAACCCTTCGTACAGGTGGGCCGCAAGAAAGGCGGCGCCGGCCTCGGGCTGGCGCTGTGCAAAGAGATTGTGCAGCTGCACGGTGGCCGCATGGGCGTGTATTCGCGGCCGGGGCAGGGGACGCAGTTCTACATGGCGCTGCCGCTGTAA
- the algB gene encoding sigma-54-dependent response regulator transcription factor AlgB has translation MESAKELQGRILLVDDESAILRTFRYCLEDEGYTVATANSAAQADALMQRQVFDLCFLDLRLGEDNGLDVLAQMRIQAPWMRVVIVTAHSAVDTAVDAIQAGAADYLVKPCSPDQLRLATAKQLEVRQLSARLEALEGEVRQPKDGLDSHSPAMMVVLETARQVAGTDANILILGESGTGKGELARAIHGWSKRSKKSCVTINCPSLTAELMESELFGHSRGAFTGASESTLGRVNQADGGTLFLDEIGDFPLTLQPKLLRFIQDKEYERVGDPVTRRADVRILAATNLNLEDMVRDGRFREDLLYRLNVITLHLPPLRERSEDILTLADRFLARFVKEYARPARGFSDDAREALLNYRWPGNIRELRNVVERASIICPQEKVEISHLGMAEQPTNNAPRIGAALSLDELEKAHIGAVLATSDTLDQAARTLGIDASTLYRKRKQYNL, from the coding sequence ATGGAATCAGCCAAGGAACTTCAAGGCCGCATTCTTTTAGTGGATGACGAATCCGCGATCCTTCGCACCTTCCGTTACTGCCTGGAAGATGAAGGCTACACCGTAGCCACCGCCAACAGCGCCGCCCAGGCGGATGCCCTGATGCAACGCCAGGTATTCGACCTGTGCTTCCTGGACCTGCGTCTGGGTGAAGACAATGGCTTGGACGTGCTGGCCCAGATGCGTATCCAGGCGCCCTGGATGCGTGTGGTGATTGTCACCGCGCATTCCGCCGTGGACACCGCCGTGGACGCGATCCAGGCCGGCGCCGCCGACTACCTGGTCAAGCCTTGCAGCCCTGATCAACTGCGTTTGGCCACCGCCAAGCAGTTGGAAGTACGCCAACTCTCGGCGCGTCTGGAAGCGCTGGAAGGCGAAGTACGCCAACCCAAAGACGGCCTCGACTCCCACAGCCCGGCCATGATGGTGGTGCTGGAAACCGCGCGCCAAGTTGCGGGCACCGACGCCAACATCTTGATTCTTGGCGAGTCGGGTACGGGTAAAGGCGAACTGGCTCGTGCCATTCACGGCTGGAGCAAGCGCTCGAAGAAATCCTGCGTCACCATCAACTGCCCGTCGCTGACGGCGGAGCTGATGGAAAGTGAATTGTTCGGCCACAGTCGCGGCGCCTTTACCGGTGCCAGCGAAAGCACGTTGGGCCGCGTCAACCAGGCGGACGGCGGCACGCTGTTTCTCGACGAGATCGGCGATTTTCCACTCACGCTGCAACCAAAATTGCTGCGTTTCATCCAGGACAAGGAATATGAGCGCGTGGGCGACCCAGTCACCCGCCGTGCCGATGTGCGCATCCTGGCCGCGACCAACCTGAACCTGGAAGACATGGTGCGCGATGGCCGTTTCCGCGAGGATTTGCTCTATCGCCTCAACGTAATCACGTTGCACCTGCCGCCATTGCGTGAACGCAGTGAGGACATCCTGACACTGGCCGACCGCTTCCTCGCGCGTTTCGTGAAGGAATATGCCCGGCCGGCTCGCGGGTTCAGCGACGACGCGCGTGAGGCACTGCTCAACTACCGCTGGCCAGGGAATATCCGTGAGCTGCGAAACGTTGTTGAGAGAGCCAGCATCATTTGCCCGCAGGAAAAGGTTGAAATCAGCCACCTCGGGATGGCCGAGCAGCCGACCAACAATGCACCGCGTATCGGCGCGGCGTTGAGCCTGGATGAGCTGGAAAAAGCCCATATCGGCGCGGTACTTGCCACCAGCGACACCCTGGACCAGGCGGCCCGCACTCTCGGCATTGACGCGTCGACCCTGTACCGCAAACGTAAACAGTACAACCTGTGA
- a CDS encoding DUF1328 domain-containing protein: MLSWAITFLIIAIVAAVLGFGGIAGTATGIAKILFVVFLVMFIASFFFGRRGRG, translated from the coding sequence ATGTTGAGTTGGGCAATCACATTTCTGATCATCGCCATTGTGGCTGCAGTCCTGGGCTTCGGTGGTATCGCGGGCACCGCCACGGGTATCGCAAAAATTCTGTTTGTGGTCTTCCTGGTGATGTTCATCGCTTCGTTCTTCTTTGGTCGTCGCGGCCGAGGCTGA
- a CDS encoding inhibitor of vertebrate lysozyme family protein: MTSLSLKAIAAALLLGGSGLVMAANDGQSRANELLSADKQYRETWQSVVKKEERLPEWVMNLSGTAEQMNAVEEDGDKYLVGPLCETADTCLNKRLIVAFSYDKEDAYAMLVEVPAGLPADKSPTRHADYRFIGKPDEGMKKLLMEQLKKDPNWY, translated from the coding sequence ATGACCAGTCTGTCTCTCAAAGCCATTGCTGCCGCCCTGCTCTTGGGCGGTAGCGGCCTGGTGATGGCCGCCAACGACGGTCAATCACGGGCCAACGAATTGCTCAGTGCGGACAAGCAGTACCGCGAAACCTGGCAAAGCGTGGTGAAGAAAGAAGAGCGCCTGCCGGAATGGGTGATGAACCTGTCCGGTACGGCCGAACAAATGAATGCCGTAGAAGAAGATGGCGACAAGTATTTGGTCGGTCCGCTGTGCGAAACGGCTGATACGTGCCTGAACAAGCGCCTGATCGTTGCCTTCAGCTACGACAAGGAAGATGCCTACGCCATGTTGGTGGAAGTCCCGGCCGGTTTGCCGGCAGACAAATCCCCGACGCGGCACGCCGATTACCGCTTTATCGGTAAGCCGGACGAAGGCATGAAAAAGCTGCTGATGGAGCAGCTTAAGAAAGATCCGAATTGGTACTAG
- the gltP gene encoding glutamate/aspartate:proton symporter GltP: MKKAKLSLAWQILIGLVLGIAIGAVLNHFSAEKAWWIGNVLQPAGDIFIRLIKMIVIPIVISSLIVGIAGVGDAKKLGRIGVKTILYFEVVTTIAIVVGLLLANLFHPGAGIDMSTLGTVDISKYTATAAEVQHEHAFIETILNLIPSNIFAAVARGEMLPIIFFSVLFGLGLSSLKPELREPLVTMFQGVSESMFKVTHMIMKYAPIGVFALIAVTVANFGFASLLPLAKLVILVYVAILFFAFAVLGLIARLFGFSILKLMRIFKDELVLAYSTASSETVLPRVIEKMEAYGAPKAICSFVVPTGYSFNLDGSTLYQSIAAIFIAQLYGIDLSIGQQLMLVLTLMVTSKGIAGVPGVSFVVLLATLGSVGIPLEGLAFIAGVDRIMDMARTALNVIGNALAVLVISRWEGMYDDAKGERYWNSLPHWRSKQALPTGETSRG; this comes from the coding sequence ATGAAGAAGGCAAAGCTAAGCCTCGCCTGGCAGATCCTCATCGGTTTGGTGCTGGGGATCGCAATCGGTGCAGTGCTCAACCATTTCAGTGCTGAAAAGGCCTGGTGGATCGGCAATGTGTTGCAGCCAGCGGGCGATATCTTTATCCGCCTGATCAAGATGATCGTGATCCCGATTGTGATTTCCTCGCTTATCGTCGGCATCGCCGGTGTAGGTGACGCGAAGAAGCTCGGTCGAATCGGCGTCAAAACCATCCTTTACTTCGAAGTGGTCACCACCATCGCCATCGTGGTCGGCCTGTTGCTCGCCAACCTGTTCCACCCGGGCGCCGGCATCGACATGAGTACCCTGGGTACTGTCGACATCTCCAAGTACACCGCCACTGCCGCCGAAGTGCAGCATGAGCATGCGTTCATCGAAACCATCCTCAACCTGATCCCGTCGAACATCTTCGCTGCCGTCGCCCGTGGCGAAATGCTGCCGATCATCTTCTTCTCGGTGCTGTTCGGCCTGGGCTTGTCGAGCCTCAAGCCTGAACTGCGCGAGCCGCTGGTTACCATGTTCCAGGGCGTGTCCGAGAGCATGTTCAAAGTCACTCACATGATCATGAAGTACGCCCCCATCGGCGTATTTGCCCTGATCGCGGTGACGGTCGCCAACTTCGGCTTCGCCTCCTTGCTGCCGCTGGCCAAGCTGGTGATCCTGGTTTACGTGGCGATTCTGTTCTTCGCCTTTGCGGTATTGGGCTTGATCGCGCGCCTGTTCGGCTTCTCGATCCTCAAGCTGATGCGCATCTTCAAGGACGAGCTGGTACTGGCCTACTCCACCGCCAGTTCCGAAACCGTGCTGCCACGTGTGATCGAGAAGATGGAAGCCTACGGCGCGCCGAAGGCCATCTGCAGCTTCGTGGTGCCAACCGGTTACTCGTTCAACCTCGACGGTTCGACCCTGTACCAGAGCATCGCGGCCATCTTTATCGCGCAGCTGTACGGCATCGACTTGTCGATTGGCCAGCAACTGATGCTGGTGCTGACCCTGATGGTCACCTCCAAAGGCATCGCCGGCGTACCGGGCGTGTCCTTCGTGGTGCTGCTGGCCACCTTGGGCAGCGTCGGCATCCCGCTGGAAGGCCTGGCGTTCATCGCCGGTGTCGACCGCATCATGGACATGGCGCGTACCGCCTTGAACGTAATTGGCAACGCCCTGGCCGTACTGGTCATCTCCCGTTGGGAAGGCATGTACGACGACGCCAAGGGCGAGCGTTACTGGAACTCCCTGCCGCACTGGCGCAGCAAGCAAGCGCTGCCGACCGGCGAAACCAGCCGCGGCTGA
- a CDS encoding nucleoside recognition domain-containing protein, which translates to MLNGLWLGFFVVAMVSALAQWLVGGNAGIFAAMVESIFAMAKLSVEVMVLLFGTLTLWLGFLRIAEKAGIVDWLAKALGPLFRRLMPEVPAGHPAIGLITLNFAANGLGLDNAATPIGLKAMKALQELNPIPNTASNAQILFLVLNASSLTLLPVTIFMYRAQQGAADPTLVFLPILLATSASTLVGLLSVAVMQRLRLWDPVVLAYLIPGALVLGGFMALLATLSATALAGLSSILGNLTLFGLIMLFLVIGALRKVKVYEAFVEGAKEGFDVARNLLPYLVAMLCAVGVLRASGALDFGLEGIRHVVAWTGMDTRFVDALPTAMVKPFSGSAARALLIETMQTKGVDSFPALVAATIQGSTETTFYVLAVYFGSVGIQRARHAVGCALLAEFAGVVAAIAVCYWFFG; encoded by the coding sequence ATGCTCAATGGCCTGTGGCTTGGCTTCTTTGTCGTGGCAATGGTGTCAGCACTGGCGCAATGGCTGGTTGGCGGTAATGCCGGGATTTTTGCGGCGATGGTGGAAAGCATTTTCGCCATGGCCAAACTGTCGGTGGAAGTGATGGTGCTGCTGTTCGGCACCCTGACCTTATGGCTGGGCTTTTTGCGCATCGCCGAAAAAGCCGGGATCGTCGACTGGCTGGCCAAGGCCCTCGGCCCGCTGTTTCGCCGCCTGATGCCCGAAGTGCCGGCCGGCCACCCGGCCATCGGCCTGATCACCCTCAACTTCGCCGCCAACGGCCTGGGCCTGGACAACGCCGCCACGCCCATCGGCCTGAAAGCCATGAAGGCGCTGCAGGAACTCAACCCGATCCCCAACACCGCAAGTAACGCGCAGATTCTGTTTCTGGTGCTCAACGCGTCGTCGCTGACGCTGCTGCCGGTGACGATCTTCATGTACCGCGCCCAGCAAGGCGCCGCCGACCCGACGCTGGTATTCCTGCCGATCCTGTTGGCCACCAGCGCCTCGACCCTGGTGGGTTTGCTTTCGGTAGCGGTGATGCAGCGCCTGCGCCTGTGGGACCCGGTGGTGTTGGCCTACTTGATTCCCGGCGCGCTGGTGCTGGGTGGTTTCATGGCCTTGTTGGCCACCTTGTCCGCCACGGCGTTGGCCGGCCTGTCTTCGATCCTCGGCAACCTGACGCTGTTCGGCTTGATCATGCTGTTTCTGGTGATCGGCGCGCTGCGCAAGGTCAAGGTCTACGAGGCCTTTGTCGAGGGCGCCAAAGAGGGCTTCGACGTTGCCAGGAACCTGCTGCCGTATCTGGTGGCGATGCTCTGCGCGGTCGGTGTGTTGCGTGCTTCCGGAGCGCTGGACTTCGGCCTCGAAGGCATTCGCCACGTGGTGGCCTGGACCGGCATGGACACGCGGTTTGTCGACGCGCTGCCGACGGCGATGGTCAAGCCGTTCTCCGGCAGTGCCGCGCGGGCGCTGCTGATCGAGACCATGCAAACCAAGGGCGTGGACAGCTTCCCGGCGTTGGTGGCGGCGACGATTCAGGGCAGTACGGAAACCACCTTTTATGTGTTGGCGGTGTACTTTGGGTCGGTGGGCATCCAGCGGGCCAGGCATGCGGTGGGGTGTGCGTTGCTGGCGGAGTTTGCTGGTGTCGTGGCGGCGATTGCTGTTTGCTACTGGTTCTTTGGTTAA
- a CDS encoding ABC-type transport auxiliary lipoprotein family protein, translating to MKRAYQLIAPVALALISACSILPKPDPSDVYRLASAQTTTQGTPVSWSLRVSKPQSSEFLDSPRIAVVPNGDLISSYANARWSDPTPVLLRNRFMDGFQRDGRVTLLSTDETNLQADYELGGQLQAFQSEYHGSAVEVVVRLDARLVRGSDQRIIASRRFEVRQPVGDTKVPAVVAAFGQAGDQLNRQVVDWVVQQGNTAAKR from the coding sequence ATGAAGCGTGCTTACCAACTGATTGCCCCTGTGGCGCTGGCGCTGATCAGCGCGTGCTCGATCCTGCCCAAACCCGACCCGTCGGACGTGTACCGCCTGGCTTCGGCGCAAACGACCACCCAAGGCACACCGGTAAGCTGGTCGTTGCGCGTAAGCAAACCGCAGAGCAGCGAATTTCTCGACAGCCCACGCATTGCCGTGGTGCCCAATGGCGACCTGATCAGCAGCTATGCGAACGCGCGCTGGAGCGACCCGACGCCGGTGTTGCTGCGCAATCGGTTTATGGACGGCTTCCAACGCGATGGGCGAGTGACGTTGCTGAGCACCGACGAGACCAACTTGCAGGCCGACTATGAGCTGGGCGGGCAGTTGCAGGCGTTTCAGAGCGAGTACCACGGCAGTGCCGTTGAAGTCGTGGTCCGATTGGATGCGCGACTGGTGCGTGGGAGTGATCAGCGGATCATCGCCAGCCGGCGGTTTGAAGTCCGGCAGCCCGTTGGTGACACCAAGGTGCCGGCGGTGGTAGCTGCGTTTGGGCAGGCGGGGGATCAGTTGAACAGGCAGGTGGTGGATTGGGTGGTGCAGCAGGGCAATACTGCGGCGAAACGCTGA
- a CDS encoding MlaD family protein, translated as METRAHHVMIGLFSVIVVVGAMLFGLWLAKSSIDSAFQDYEVVFNEAVSGLSQGSSVQYSGIKVGDVISLRLDPNDPRRVLARIRLAGQTPIKEDTQAKLALTGITGTSIIQLSGGTPQSPELKGKDGNLPEIIASPSPIARLLNNSNDLMTSINLLLHNANHMFSRENVERLSNTLDNLQQTTGAIADQRGDIKVVMQQLMQVSKQASAALEQTTVLMRNANGLLNDQGKQAFGSAEQAMKSLEQSTATINTLLTNNKDSVSSGMQGLNELAPAVRELRETLGSLRAISRRLEANPSGYLLGSDKKKEFTP; from the coding sequence ATGGAAACCCGAGCCCATCATGTGATGATCGGTCTGTTCAGCGTAATCGTGGTGGTCGGCGCGATGCTGTTTGGGCTGTGGCTGGCCAAATCCAGCATCGACAGCGCCTTCCAGGATTATGAAGTGGTGTTCAACGAGGCGGTCAGCGGTTTGTCCCAAGGCAGCTCGGTGCAGTACAGCGGGATCAAGGTGGGCGACGTGATCAGCCTGCGCCTGGACCCCAATGACCCGCGCCGGGTACTCGCGCGCATCCGGCTGGCGGGGCAAACGCCGATCAAGGAAGACACCCAGGCCAAGCTGGCACTGACCGGCATCACCGGCACCTCGATCATCCAGCTCAGCGGCGGCACACCGCAAAGCCCCGAGCTCAAGGGCAAGGACGGCAACCTGCCGGAAATCATTGCCTCCCCATCGCCCATCGCGCGCTTGCTGAATAACAGCAACGACTTGATGACCAGCATTAACCTGCTGCTGCACAACGCCAACCATATGTTCTCCCGCGAGAACGTCGAACGCCTGAGCAATACCCTGGACAACCTGCAACAAACCACCGGCGCCATCGCCGACCAACGCGGCGATATCAAGGTGGTGATGCAACAGTTGATGCAAGTGAGCAAACAGGCCAGCGCGGCGCTGGAGCAAACCACCGTGCTGATGCGCAACGCCAATGGCTTGCTCAACGACCAAGGCAAGCAGGCCTTCGGCAGTGCTGAGCAGGCAATGAAATCACTGGAGCAAAGCACCGCGACCATCAACACCTTGCTGACCAACAACAAGGACTCGGTGAGCAGCGGCATGCAAGGCCTCAACGAACTGGCGCCGGCCGTGCGCGAACTGCGCGAAACCCTGGGTTCGCTGCGCGCCATCTCCCGCCGCCTGGAAGCCAACCCCAGCGGTTACCTGCTGGGCAGCGACAAGAAGAAGGAGTTCACGCCATGA